One region of Phaeobacter inhibens DSM 16374 genomic DNA includes:
- a CDS encoding phage holin family protein has protein sequence MKEQNTAASPSEAPGIIVTVLKQMSQLMQDEVRLMKAEMSRNLSRAGVALAMIAVGAVLAIVGLHVLAAALVAAIAALGLSVGTAALIVGGPLIALAVGLVMLGVNRLSPAALMPDRSLRNVQRDLKTLKETTRHA, from the coding sequence ATGAAAGAGCAGAATACAGCAGCCAGCCCCTCCGAGGCACCGGGCATTATTGTGACCGTGCTGAAGCAGATGTCGCAACTGATGCAGGATGAGGTCCGCCTGATGAAGGCCGAGATGTCCCGCAACCTCTCCCGCGCGGGCGTGGCGCTTGCGATGATTGCCGTTGGCGCTGTGCTGGCCATCGTGGGCCTGCATGTGCTGGCCGCCGCTCTGGTCGCGGCAATCGCCGCCCTTGGCCTGAGCGTCGGCACCGCCGCGCTGATCGTCGGCGGGCCGCTGATCGCGCTGGCGGTTGGTTTGGTCATGCTGGGCGTCAACCGTCTGTCGCCGGCCGCCCTGATGCCCGACCGCAGCCTGCGCAACGTCCAGCGCGATCTGAAGACCCTGAAGGAGACCACACGTCATGCCTGA